The DNA window TGGTCGGCCAGCACATCACGCATCCGCAGCTGGCCTGCCGTGGCCAGCTCCATAAAGGCCCGCATCAGGGCCAGCACCGTGGTCACCGCATCTTGTGGAGCCGTATAGCCTGGACAATGCACGGGCACAGCCGGTGCGGAGGCCAGGCCCAGCCACAGTCCCGGAGGCTGCGGCAGATCCCGCTGGTCGATGCAAAGCCAGATATCGTGGGGATGACGACGGTCGACCAGGCGTTCTCCGCCGTCCAGCAGGACGGCGAACTTGGGTGACAGGCCGTCAAGCGCGGCATCCTGCTGCATCGCCTGCAACAAGTCGGCTGCCAAGGCCGAGGTGTCGATGCGCATCTGCGGATCGATGCCGGCCAGCGGACTGATCATCACATTGCGGCGCGCATCGCGACGGCTCAGGGCGACCGTATCGACCCTATCGCTGGCGGGCAGCGGCCCGAGTCCGGCATCGATCAGGGCCTGGATCAACCCGGGACCGGCCTCGGCGCGGATGCCGCGCAATTGCAGATTGGCCCGATTGGTGATCTCCAGCGGGCCCTCGGCATGCTCGCGGGCGGCTGCGGCCAGGGCCCGGGCCTGTACCGCGGTCATCCGGCCGCCGGCGAGCCTGATCCGGCACAATCCGCCGTCGACGGCCTGCACGAGGTTGATCAGGCCCGGACAGGCGGCCTGTGCGGCTTGTACCGAGCGGTTCCGCCTCGGGCTGCCGTGGTTTTGCATCCTAGGTATTTCCTGTTCTCGGAGGGGCAGGTCGAGGGATGAGTCTAGCGGCTGGCGGCCATCGGCTGCAGCAGGGCACGCTGCCGTCTCGTCGCTGGCGATGCCGCAGGCGGGTGATGCCGGGTCGGGATGCCGTCGCGGTTGCAATCCGGCCGCTGATGGCGACACTAGATGGCCTGGGCGCAGGCGCCGGAGAAATGGAAGGGCATGGAGCAGGTGCGTTGGGGTGGCGAAGAGTCGGCCGGGCTGTCGGCCTGGCTGAGTGTGGTTGGCCTTGGCGAAGACGGTTTCGAGGGGCTGTCGCTGATGGCCCGCCAGTGGCTTATGCAGGCCGATGCCATCTTCGGCGGCAGCCGGCATCTGGCCATGCTGCCGGCCGCTCTGGCGGCACGGAGCAGGTCCTGGCCCCGCCCCTTTGCGCTGGACGAGGTGCTGGCCTGCCGGGGGCGGCCGACCTGCGTGCTGGCCAGCGGTGACCCCATGCATCATGGCGTCGGGGCCCGGTTGGCGCGGTTGCTGCCGACCGGCGAATGGCGGGTATTGCCTGCACCGTCGTCCATGAGCCTGGCCGCCGCGCGGCTGGGCTGGGCCCTGCAGGACTGCACCGTGGTTTCGCTGTTGCAACACGAGGCGGCGAGCGTGCTTCGCCATTGTCGCCCGGACCGGCAGCTGCTGGTGCTGAGTGCCGGTGCCGGGACGCCTGCCGAGCTGGCGGCCTGTCTGGCCCGTGCCGGTTATGGCGCGAGCCGGCTATGGGTCTGGCAGCGACTGGGCGGGCCGGCCGAATCCGTCGTCGAGGCGATCGCCGAGCAGTGGCCTGCGCAGCAGCACGTGGATCCGCTGAATCTGGTGGCCGTGCAATGCCGGCTGGCGGAGGGCCAGGTCGCCTGGCCGCCAGGGCCGGGTCTGCCCGATGCGGCCTTCCGGCATGATGGCCAGCTGACCAAGCAGGATATCCGTGCCGTGACACTGGCCCGGCTGGCGCCGCGTGCCGGTGAACGCTTGTGGGATGTCGGAGCGGGCTGCGGTTCGATCGGCATCGAATGGATGCGCAGCGATGCGTCCTGTCAGGCGATCGCGATCGAGGCGGATCCGGGCCGGCAGGCCTTGATTGCCCACAATCGACAGGCACTGGGCGTACCGGAACTGCAATTGGTGAGTGGCCGCGCGCCCCAGGCTCTGCAGGGTCTGGAACGACCCGATGCGGTATTCATCGGCGGCGGCGTGACGGCCGAAGGCGTGCTGGCAAGCTGCTGGGAGGCCTTGCCCGTCGGTGGCCGGCTGGTGGCCAATGCGGTGACCTTGCAGGCCGAGCAATGCCTGTTTCAATGGCGACAGCTTCATGGCGGCCGGCTCAGCCGCCTGTCGCTGGAACATGCCGAGCCGCTGGGCCGCTTTGACAGCTGGCGATCAGCGCTGCCGATCACCCTCTATGATGCGGTCAAGGCCTGATGCGGGAGGAAACGCCGGAAGTAGCGGCCCCGTTGCGCTATGGCTATACCACCGGCGCCTGTGCGACGGCGACGGCGCTGGCGGCGGCGCAGCTGATGCTGGGCGAAGCCGTGGGTCCGCAGGTCCGCATCGTGCTGCCGCGCGGACAGATTGTGGATTTCGCGCTGGCTTTCTGCCGCCATGACGGCGATGCCGCCGAGGCCGGCACGGTCAAGGATGCCGGTGATGATCCGGATGTCACCCATGGCGCCGTCGTCTGGTGCCGGGTCGAACGCCTTGCCATGCCCGGCGTGGTTTTTCATGCAGGCCCCGGTGTTGGCACAGTGACCCGTCCCGGCCTGTCGCTGGGGGTCGGTGAACCGGCGATCAATCCGGTGCCTCGACGGATGATAAGCGAGCATCTCGAGCAGCTGGCCGCGCGCGTCGGCTATGCCGGCGGCTTTGCGGTCCGTGTCGGGGTGGAAGATGGCGAGGCATTGGCCCTGAAAACGATGAACCCTCGGCTGGGCATTGTCGGGGGACTGTCGATCCTGGGCACCACCGGCATTGTCAGGCCATTTTCCTGCTCGGCCTATATCGCCTCGATCCAGCAAGGCATCGACGTGGCGGTGGCCAATGGTTGCAGGCATATCGCCGCCAGTACCGGCCATGCCAGCGAGACGGCAGTGCGTAGCATCTGCGATCTGCCCGATATGGCGCTGATCGAAATGGGGGACTTCGTCGGTGCGGTGCTCAAGCATCTGCGGCGCCAGCCGGTGGCCAGACTGACGCTGTGCGGTGGTTTCGGCAAGCTCAGCAAGCTGGCCGCCGGACATCTGGACCTGCACAGTCGCCACTCCAGCATCGATCTCGACGCGCTGGCCGCCTGGGCTGCAGGCATGGGCGCGACGCAGGCCTTGCAGGCCGGCATTGTCGCGGCCAATACCACACAGCACGCGCTGCAGCTGGCCGATGCCGAGGGCTTGCCGCTGGCTGACGAGGTCTGTCGACGCGCGCGGTGGGTGGCTTGCGGCATCGTGCCGGCCTCGGTCGCGGTGGACGTTCTGGCCATTGATCGTCAGGGGCGCATCGTGGGGCAGGCGGCATGAGCCGGGTCCTGGTGCTGGGCGGTACCGGCGAGGGACTGGCCTTGGCGCGAGAGCTGGGACGCGGGGACATCTACAGTCTGGCTGGCGTCGGTCGCCAGCCCCAGGGACTTGAATGCGACCTGCGGGTCGGCGGTTACGGCGGCGGCGAAGGCCTGGCCGCGTTTCTGCGCGAGCAGTCCATCAGCCTGCTGATCGATGCGACTCATCCCTATGCGGCCCGGATCAGCGCCAACGCGTACATGGCCAGTCGCCTTGCCGGGATTCCCCTGTGGGCGATCCGTCGCCCCGGCTGGCAGCCCGCTCCGGCGGATGACTGGCGGATGGTGGATGGCTGGGCCGCGATGATGCGGGCGCTGGCCGACTTCCGTCGCCCCTTGTTCACTCTGGGGCGCGAGCCGCTGGAGCATCTTGGAGAGATACCCTTGCATCAACAGTGGACCATCCGCTGTCTGGACAGCCATCCCGGCATGGAACGCGCCGAGGTGCTGGCCGATCGTGGGCCGTATCATACGGACGGCGAGCAGGCCTTGTTTTCGCGCCTGGGCACCGATGTGCTGGTCAGCAAGAACAGCGGCGGGGCCGCCACCGAGGCCAAGCTGGTCGTGGCCCGCCGGCTGGGCCTGCCGGTAGTGATGCTGCGGCGCCCGGCATTGCCCGCCGCAGACCGGGAATTCAGTGACGTGGCCAGTCTGCTGCAGGCCTGGACATGACGGTGTTCTTTATCGGCGCCGGACCGGGCGACCCCGAGCTGATCACGGTCAAGGGGCAGCGTCTGCTGCGGCAATGCCCGGTGATTCTCTATGCCGGTTCATTGGTGCCCGAGGCGGTGCTGGCAGGACATGCTGCCGAAGAAGTGGTCGATACCGCCGACCTGGATCTGGAGCAGATCATCGAGCGGCTGGCTGCGGCGGACGCCCGGGGACAGGATGTGGCACGGGTGCATTCCGGTGATCCCTCGTTGTTCGGCGCCATCGGCGAACAGATCCAGGCGCTGCAGGCCCGCGGCATCGCCTGGGAAATCATCCCGGGCGTGACGGCGGCGGCCGCTTCGGCGGCCGCGCTGGGCTGCGAACTGACCCTGCCCGGTATCTCCCAGACCGTGATTCTGACCCGTCATGCACGCAAGACGACGATGCCTGCAGGTGAGTCTCTGCCGGAGCTGGCACGTCATGGCGCGACCTTGGCCATTCATCTGGCCATCCGCCACCTGGATGAAATCGTCGACATTCTGCAGCCCGAATATGGCGCAGACTGCCCGGTGGCCGTGGTGTATCGCGCCAGCTGGCCGGACCAGCGTCTCGTTCGCGGTCGCCTGGACGATATCGTCGCCCGTGTGGCCGAAGCGCCGGTCGAACGCACGGCCTTGATTCTCGTCGGCCGGGTGCTGTCATCCGCCGACTTTGCGCGGTCCACCCTGTATGCCTAGGAATATAGACATCCATAGGGTGTGCGACTTTACCGGGGCTCTGTCGTGAGCACGGTCTGGCTGATTGCGGCGGCTCTGGTGCTTGACCGGCGGCTGGGTGAGCCGCGGCGCTGGCATCCGCTGGTCGGGTTCGGGCAATGGGCCGGCTGGCTGGACCGGCATCTGCATGCCGATCGATATGCTCGTGGCGTGCTGGCATGGGCCTTGGCCGTGCTGCCGATCAGTCTGTGCTGCTGGATGCTGGTCGTGCAGGCCGGGAGGGTCTCGCCCTGGCTGGGCTGGGCGCTGCAGGCCGTGCTGCTGTATCTGTGCATCGGTTTGCGCAGTCTCGCCCAGCATGCCGCCCCCATCATCAAGGCCTTGCGCGCCGGCGAGCTGGATCAGGCGCGACGGGCGGTATCGATGATCGTGAGTCGCGACACCGGGGCACTGGATGCCCGTCAGGTGGCCGTGGCCGGCACCGAATCCATGCTGGAAAACGGCAGTGACGCGGTCTTTGCCGCGCTGTTCTGGTTTGTGCTGCTTGGTGCGCCGGGCGTGGTGGCCTATCGGCTGGCCAATACGCTGGATGCGATGTGGGGTTACCGCACGCCGCATTGGCGCCGCTTTGGCTGGGCCGCGGCCAGAATCGACGATGGGCTGAACTGGCTGCCGGCACGGATGGTGGCCTTGACCTATGCGTTGTGCGGCTGCACTGGCGCCGCACTGGCCTGCTGGCGGCGCCAGGGCGGACGCTGGGACAGTCCCAATGCCGGTCCGGTGATGGCGGCCGGCGCAGGCGCCCTGCGTGTCAGGCTGGGTGGCGGCGCCCCTTATCATGGGCACTGGAAGCGGCGACCGCGACTGGGCCTGGGGCATGCCGCCGATGCCGGCAGCGTGGCGGCAGCGACCAGTCTGGTACAACGGGGTGTGGTCCTGTGGTGGTTGATCCTGCTGATGAGCGGAGTCCTGATCGGAGTGGTGAAGCATGCTTGAACATGGCGGGCGTTTGCAGCGTGCAGCGCTTGAATACGGTCGTCCGCTGGACGAATGGCTGGATCTCTCGACCG is part of the Frateuria aurantia DSM 6220 genome and encodes:
- the cbiB gene encoding adenosylcobinamide-phosphate synthase CbiB; this encodes MSTVWLIAAALVLDRRLGEPRRWHPLVGFGQWAGWLDRHLHADRYARGVLAWALAVLPISLCCWMLVVQAGRVSPWLGWALQAVLLYLCIGLRSLAQHAAPIIKALRAGELDQARRAVSMIVSRDTGALDARQVAVAGTESMLENGSDAVFAALFWFVLLGAPGVVAYRLANTLDAMWGYRTPHWRRFGWAAARIDDGLNWLPARMVALTYALCGCTGAALACWRRQGGRWDSPNAGPVMAAGAGALRVRLGGGAPYHGHWKRRPRLGLGHAADAGSVAAATSLVQRGVVLWWLILLMSGVLIGVVKHA
- a CDS encoding bifunctional cobalt-precorrin-7 (C(5))-methyltransferase/cobalt-precorrin-6B (C(15))-methyltransferase; protein product: MEQVRWGGEESAGLSAWLSVVGLGEDGFEGLSLMARQWLMQADAIFGGSRHLAMLPAALAARSRSWPRPFALDEVLACRGRPTCVLASGDPMHHGVGARLARLLPTGEWRVLPAPSSMSLAAARLGWALQDCTVVSLLQHEAASVLRHCRPDRQLLVLSAGAGTPAELAACLARAGYGASRLWVWQRLGGPAESVVEAIAEQWPAQQHVDPLNLVAVQCRLAEGQVAWPPGPGLPDAAFRHDGQLTKQDIRAVTLARLAPRAGERLWDVGAGCGSIGIEWMRSDASCQAIAIEADPGRQALIAHNRQALGVPELQLVSGRAPQALQGLERPDAVFIGGGVTAEGVLASCWEALPVGGRLVANAVTLQAEQCLFQWRQLHGGRLSRLSLEHAEPLGRFDSWRSALPITLYDAVKA
- a CDS encoding cobalt-precorrin-5B (C(1))-methyltransferase; the protein is MREETPEVAAPLRYGYTTGACATATALAAAQLMLGEAVGPQVRIVLPRGQIVDFALAFCRHDGDAAEAGTVKDAGDDPDVTHGAVVWCRVERLAMPGVVFHAGPGVGTVTRPGLSLGVGEPAINPVPRRMISEHLEQLAARVGYAGGFAVRVGVEDGEALALKTMNPRLGIVGGLSILGTTGIVRPFSCSAYIASIQQGIDVAVANGCRHIAASTGHASETAVRSICDLPDMALIEMGDFVGAVLKHLRRQPVARLTLCGGFGKLSKLAAGHLDLHSRHSSIDLDALAAWAAGMGATQALQAGIVAANTTQHALQLADAEGLPLADEVCRRARWVACGIVPASVAVDVLAIDRQGRIVGQAA
- the cobG gene encoding precorrin-3B synthase, whose amino-acid sequence is MQNHGSPRRNRSVQAAQAACPGLINLVQAVDGGLCRIRLAGGRMTAVQARALAAAAREHAEGPLEITNRANLQLRGIRAEAGPGLIQALIDAGLGPLPASDRVDTVALSRRDARRNVMISPLAGIDPQMRIDTSALAADLLQAMQQDAALDGLSPKFAVLLDGGERLVDRRHPHDIWLCIDQRDLPQPPGLWLGLASAPAVPVHCPGYTAPQDAVTTVLALMRAFMELATAGQLRMRDVLADQGLQVLLSRARRHGARLKLATPPAGALPCATGVEPPLDPARLGQQPQAGGDLCLIGFQAPLARLDADMLEGLAELSSQLGRGELRFTPWQGGLLPHIRAVNAPAALTGLRQLGLITDAADPLARLLACAGRRGCARTQADTKADALRLARAELPPTGIHLSGCPRSCAAASPAGHTLLAVDGNHYDLYRRGSGRDFGECLGRHLTLEMATGIMRPPAAE
- a CDS encoding cobalt-precorrin-6A reductase, which gives rise to MSRVLVLGGTGEGLALARELGRGDIYSLAGVGRQPQGLECDLRVGGYGGGEGLAAFLREQSISLLIDATHPYAARISANAYMASRLAGIPLWAIRRPGWQPAPADDWRMVDGWAAMMRALADFRRPLFTLGREPLEHLGEIPLHQQWTIRCLDSHPGMERAEVLADRGPYHTDGEQALFSRLGTDVLVSKNSGGAATEAKLVVARRLGLPVVMLRRPALPAADREFSDVASLLQAWT
- the cobM gene encoding precorrin-4 C(11)-methyltransferase, which codes for MTVFFIGAGPGDPELITVKGQRLLRQCPVILYAGSLVPEAVLAGHAAEEVVDTADLDLEQIIERLAAADARGQDVARVHSGDPSLFGAIGEQIQALQARGIAWEIIPGVTAAAASAAALGCELTLPGISQTVILTRHARKTTMPAGESLPELARHGATLAIHLAIRHLDEIVDILQPEYGADCPVAVVYRASWPDQRLVRGRLDDIVARVAEAPVERTALILVGRVLSSADFARSTLYA